A genomic segment from Paramixta manurensis encodes:
- the flgJ gene encoding flagellar assembly peptidoglycan hydrolase FlgJ — protein MNQPPLLTGAAYDSQSLNELKRQVTHDPKGKAVEVAKQVEGMFVQMMLKSMRQALPQDGVFNTEQTRLYTSMYDQQIAQQIGEHGLGLADTIVKQMLPALPPDETAGTVPMKLENDGAINTLPPLELEQMVRRAVPRLPGAPNALSGDSSEFIAQLAQPAQIAAAASGIPHHLILAQAALESGWGQRQILTREGKPSYNLFGIKAGGSWQGETTDITTTEYEHGVAKKVKASFRVYGSYIEALTDYVKLIGSNPRYAAVTNAQTAEQGAHALQQAGYATDPNYARKLVGVIAQFKGIGEKVAKAYNHDLSSLF, from the coding sequence ATGAACCAACCGCCATTACTGACCGGCGCGGCTTACGATAGCCAGTCATTAAACGAACTAAAACGTCAGGTGACCCACGACCCGAAAGGGAAAGCAGTAGAGGTGGCGAAACAGGTCGAAGGGATGTTCGTTCAAATGATGCTAAAGAGCATGCGTCAGGCGCTGCCGCAGGATGGCGTGTTTAATACTGAACAGACGCGTCTGTATACCTCAATGTACGATCAGCAAATCGCACAACAGATCGGTGAACACGGTCTGGGGCTGGCCGATACCATTGTGAAACAGATGCTTCCTGCGCTACCGCCGGATGAAACCGCAGGCACCGTGCCGATGAAGTTGGAGAACGATGGCGCCATTAATACGCTGCCGCCGTTGGAACTGGAACAAATGGTTCGCCGTGCGGTACCGCGCCTTCCCGGCGCGCCGAATGCGTTAAGTGGTGACAGCAGCGAGTTTATTGCCCAACTGGCGCAACCGGCGCAGATCGCGGCGGCGGCGAGTGGTATCCCTCATCATTTGATTCTGGCGCAGGCGGCGCTGGAGTCTGGATGGGGGCAACGGCAAATCCTGACCCGTGAAGGTAAACCAAGCTATAACCTGTTCGGGATTAAAGCGGGCGGCAGCTGGCAAGGGGAAACCACAGACATCACCACCACCGAATATGAACACGGCGTGGCGAAGAAAGTGAAAGCGTCGTTCCGCGTTTATGGCTCTTACATTGAAGCCTTGACCGATTACGTGAAATTGATTGGCAGCAATCCGCGCTACGCGGCGGTCACCAATGCGCAGACCGCAGAGCAGGGCGCACATGCTTTACAGCAGGCGGGTTATGCCACCGATCCGAACTATGCGCGAAAACTGGTGGGGGTTATCGCGCAGTTCAAAGGCATTGGTGAGAAAGTCGCCAAAGCGTATAACCATGATCTCAGTAGTTTGTTCTGA
- the flgK gene encoding flagellar hook-associated protein FlgK yields MSSLINSAMSGLNAAQAALSTTGNNISNYNVPGYSRQNVILAQSLSTLNGSSYYGNGVTVSSIHREYDSFITAQLRSASAQGSGISTEFNQISNIDDLLSSTTNSLSTTLQDFFTNLQNVVSNADDPSARETLLGKADGLVNQFKVTDQYLRNMDSSVNDSIGSSVSQINNYANQIANLNNQITKLKGAGGGADPNNLLDQRDELVNQLNDLVGVTVTQQGDNYIVSMNNGPTLVNGGDTTKLVAMASSSDPSRTTVGYVDKTAGNIELDEGQISNGSLGGLLKFRHDDLDPARNQLNQLALNFADSFNTQHRAGFDSNGDAGTDFFDIGAPSVVSNSKNTSNTTLTATWSDTSKAQATDYQVSFDGTNWNVKRLSDNSPVSATVDSDGNLNFDGLSVSVAGTPNAKDSFIVKPVSNAIVNMDVAITDASKIAAAGAPGDDGGQSDNRNAQSLLDLQTQKLVNGNSTLSQAYASLVGDIGNKTSTLQTTNDTQTAVIKQLGDRQQSVSGVNLDEEYGDLQRYQQYYMANAQVLQTASAIFDALISIRS; encoded by the coding sequence ATGTCCAGCTTAATTAACTCCGCAATGAGCGGATTGAACGCCGCACAGGCCGCGTTGAGTACCACCGGTAATAACATCAGTAATTATAATGTGCCGGGTTATTCACGCCAGAACGTGATATTGGCGCAATCGCTGAGTACCTTAAATGGCAGTAGCTATTACGGTAATGGCGTGACGGTGAGCAGCATACATCGTGAATACGATAGCTTTATTACCGCCCAATTACGCAGCGCGAGTGCGCAGGGCAGCGGAATTAGCACCGAATTTAATCAGATCTCCAATATTGATGACCTGCTGTCATCAACGACGAATAGCCTCTCCACCACCTTGCAGGACTTTTTCACCAATTTGCAAAATGTGGTTAGCAATGCTGATGACCCCTCGGCACGCGAGACACTGTTAGGCAAAGCGGATGGCTTGGTTAACCAGTTTAAGGTGACCGACCAATATTTACGGAATATGGACAGCAGCGTTAACGACTCAATTGGTTCGTCAGTGTCGCAAATTAATAACTATGCCAACCAGATTGCCAACCTGAATAACCAAATTACCAAGCTGAAAGGAGCGGGCGGCGGCGCCGATCCCAATAACCTGCTCGATCAGCGTGATGAGTTAGTTAACCAGCTTAACGATTTGGTGGGCGTGACGGTTACGCAGCAGGGCGACAATTATATCGTTTCTATGAATAACGGCCCGACGTTAGTTAATGGTGGTGATACCACGAAACTGGTCGCGATGGCGTCAAGTAGTGACCCTTCACGTACCACGGTAGGCTATGTCGATAAAACCGCTGGCAATATTGAACTCGATGAAGGGCAGATTAGTAATGGCTCATTAGGCGGTTTACTGAAGTTCCGCCATGACGATCTTGATCCGGCAAGGAATCAGCTTAACCAGTTAGCGCTCAATTTTGCCGACAGCTTTAATACGCAGCATCGCGCGGGTTTTGACAGTAACGGCGATGCGGGTACCGACTTCTTTGATATTGGCGCGCCGAGCGTGGTCAGCAACAGCAAAAACACCTCGAACACTACCCTGACCGCAACCTGGAGCGATACCAGTAAAGCGCAGGCCACCGATTATCAGGTCAGTTTCGACGGGACCAACTGGAACGTAAAGCGCCTGTCGGATAACTCGCCGGTATCAGCTACGGTGGACAGTGACGGTAACCTTAATTTCGATGGGTTATCCGTCAGCGTCGCCGGTACGCCAAACGCGAAAGATAGCTTTATCGTTAAGCCGGTCAGTAATGCCATCGTCAATATGGATGTGGCCATTACCGATGCGTCAAAAATCGCCGCCGCCGGTGCGCCAGGTGACGATGGCGGCCAAAGCGATAACCGTAATGCGCAAAGCTTGCTGGATCTGCAAACCCAAAAACTGGTTAACGGCAATAGTACTTTGTCGCAAGCGTATGCCAGCCTGGTGGGCGATATCGGCAATAAAACCAGCACCTTGCAAACTACTAATGACACGCAAACCGCAGTGATTAAACAACTGGGCGACCGCCAGCAGTCAGTCTCCGGCGTCAATCTTGATGAAGAGTATGGCGATTTGCAGCGCTATCAACAGTATTACATGGCGAACGCGCAGGTATTACAGACTGCATCGGCTATTTTCGATGCGCTGATTTCTATTCGTAGCTGA
- the flgL gene encoding flagellar hook-associated protein FlgL, which yields MRLSTSMIYQQQMSGISDAQTSWLKVGEQLASGKRVINPSDDPLAASQAVVLSQSQSENSQYQLARTFANQSISQEENNLGNVTGTIQQAQQILVAAANGTLSDDDRASYATQLEGIREQLLNLANATDGNGRYIFAGYKSDSPPFSEDATGDVTYSGGDTPIQQKVDASRVMTTSHTGAQVFMSLTSNAVKEPDGSDGESNIFTTLNNAINSLNTPLSDADQATKDDASAALDKSSRGLKNSLNNVLSVRSELGTQLSELDKLDSMGDDSALIQDQQMNNLVSVDYTSAISSYIMQQTALQASYKVFSDLSSMSLFQLNK from the coding sequence ATGCGTCTAAGTACCAGCATGATTTATCAACAGCAGATGAGCGGCATCAGCGATGCGCAAACGAGCTGGTTGAAAGTCGGCGAGCAATTAGCCAGCGGAAAACGCGTTATCAACCCTTCAGATGATCCGCTGGCGGCGTCGCAGGCAGTGGTGCTCTCTCAGTCACAGTCGGAAAACAGCCAGTACCAACTGGCGCGAACCTTTGCGAATCAAAGTATTTCGCAAGAAGAGAACAACTTAGGTAATGTGACCGGCACCATTCAACAGGCGCAGCAGATTCTGGTTGCCGCGGCAAACGGGACACTTTCCGACGATGACCGCGCCTCTTATGCCACACAGTTAGAGGGCATCCGCGAGCAACTGCTAAACCTTGCGAACGCGACCGATGGTAATGGGCGTTATATTTTTGCCGGTTACAAAAGCGATAGTCCACCGTTTAGCGAAGATGCGACCGGGGATGTCACCTATAGCGGCGGCGATACGCCGATTCAGCAAAAAGTCGATGCCAGCCGGGTTATGACCACCAGTCATACGGGCGCGCAGGTCTTTATGTCCCTGACCAGCAATGCGGTTAAAGAGCCGGATGGGAGTGATGGCGAGAGCAATATTTTTACCACCTTGAATAACGCGATTAACTCGTTAAACACGCCGCTGAGCGATGCGGACCAAGCCACGAAAGATGATGCCTCTGCCGCGTTGGATAAATCCAGTCGGGGACTGAAGAACTCGCTCAATAATGTGCTGTCGGTCCGTTCAGAGCTTGGCACCCAGTTAAGCGAACTGGATAAACTGGACAGTATGGGCGACGATAGCGCCCTGATACAGGATCAACAAATGAACAATTTGGTTTCGGTTGATTATACCAGCGCCATTTCCAGCTATATCATGCAGCAAACTGCGTTGCAGGCCTCCTATAAGGTCTTTAGCGATCTGTCTTCCATGTCGCTCTTTCAACTCAATAAATAA
- the rne gene encoding ribonuclease E, which produces MKRMLINATQQEELRVALVDGQRLYDLDIESPGHEQKKANIYKGKITRIEPSLEAAFVDYGAERHGFLPLKEISREYFPANYNAHGRPNIKDVLREGQEVIVQIDKEERGNKGAALTTFISLAGSYLVLMPNNPRAGGISRRIEGDDRTELKEALSSLELPDGMGLIVRTAGVGKSAEALQWDLSFRMKHWEAIKKAAESRPAPFLIHQESNVIVRAFRDYLRQDIGEILIDNPKVLELARQHIAALGRPDFSSKIKLYTGEIPLFSHYQIESQIESAFQREVRLPSGGSIVIDTTEALTAIDINSARATRGGDIEETAFNTNLEAADEIARQLRLRDLGGLIVIDFIDMTPVRHQRAVENRLREAVRQDRARIQISHISRFGLLEMSRQRLSPSLGESSHHVCPRCSGTGTIRDNESLSLSILRLIEEESLKENTKEVHAIVPVQIASYLLNEKRDAVSAIEKRQGGVRAIIVPNDQMETPHYSVLRVRKGEETQTLSYHLPKLHEAEMALPSEEEHAERRNPEQPALAAFVMPDAPPAPQEAATSVVTESASKTAPRQARPARPATTQPGLLSRFFGGLKKLFAGEESSPVAAPAKVETEVSGESEQQQRNERRNNRRNTNRRDRNNRDRNVDGAQARDNREGRDNRDRDDNNRRNKRNNVNGTTSEQRDARQAPSNDETRTQQRDEQQQQRREQRAERQRRRQEEKRQQQQQEVKAEAAPLIEEPAENAVEERVQVMPRRKPRQLNQKIRFTSGEQPVADEQPQAAPLPTVVTQDAPVSVTAPVSDSNVQEQEDSESRDSNNMPRRSRRSPRHLRVSGQRRRRYRDERYPTQSPMPVTFASASPEMASGKVWVSYPIAPAQETATATPNDEPISTPDYRREDTAAAVALPPTESIETATDSAQPEEAAVQQAEPQQPEAPITVVNTDDTTPIEVPVNSEPSVISAADERVAQHTAEQAEPADQVEVNAVAEVAEPVITPTAETASDEAERHPAAVTSSTEAQVEEVLNAPVSATEEIVATEPHAPVAARDEPVADTAAQSLSGSFRHHATAPMTKAPAPAWQPEPVRQSDWVRPSFNFDGKGAAGGHTATHQATAPATRP; this is translated from the coding sequence ATGAAAAGAATGTTGATAAACGCGACTCAGCAGGAGGAGTTGCGTGTTGCCCTTGTTGACGGACAACGTCTGTACGATCTGGATATTGAAAGTCCTGGACACGAGCAGAAAAAGGCCAACATCTATAAAGGTAAGATCACGCGCATTGAACCCAGTCTTGAAGCGGCTTTTGTTGATTACGGCGCGGAAAGGCACGGTTTCCTTCCTCTGAAAGAGATTTCCCGCGAATATTTCCCTGCGAACTACAATGCCCATGGCCGCCCCAACATTAAAGATGTGTTGCGTGAAGGCCAGGAAGTCATTGTGCAGATTGATAAAGAAGAGCGCGGCAATAAAGGCGCTGCGTTGACCACGTTTATCAGTCTGGCCGGTAGCTATTTGGTATTAATGCCGAATAACCCACGCGCGGGCGGTATTTCACGCCGGATTGAAGGTGATGATCGTACCGAGTTGAAAGAGGCGCTCTCTTCACTGGAGTTGCCGGACGGTATGGGTCTGATTGTGCGTACCGCAGGCGTAGGTAAGTCTGCCGAAGCGCTACAGTGGGATCTCAGTTTCCGCATGAAGCATTGGGAAGCGATTAAGAAAGCGGCGGAAAGTCGTCCCGCGCCGTTTCTGATCCATCAGGAAAGTAACGTTATTGTGCGTGCTTTCCGGGATTATTTGCGCCAGGACATCGGCGAAATCTTGATCGATAACCCGAAAGTCCTTGAATTAGCCCGTCAGCACATCGCCGCGTTAGGCCGTCCTGACTTCAGCAGCAAGATTAAACTTTATACCGGTGAGATCCCGCTGTTTAGCCATTACCAAATTGAGTCGCAAATTGAGTCGGCTTTCCAGCGCGAAGTTCGCCTGCCTTCCGGTGGTTCGATCGTTATTGATACCACGGAAGCGTTGACCGCGATTGATATTAACTCAGCGCGCGCCACGCGCGGCGGGGATATTGAAGAAACCGCCTTTAATACCAACCTGGAAGCGGCCGATGAAATTGCCCGTCAGTTGCGTTTACGCGACCTGGGCGGCCTGATTGTTATCGACTTCATTGATATGACGCCAGTGCGCCATCAGCGTGCGGTAGAAAACCGTCTGCGTGAAGCGGTACGTCAGGATCGCGCGCGTATTCAAATCAGCCACATTTCACGTTTTGGCTTGCTGGAAATGTCACGCCAGCGCCTGAGCCCGTCGTTGGGCGAATCCAGCCATCACGTCTGCCCACGTTGTAGCGGCACTGGCACTATTCGTGATAACGAATCACTGTCGCTCTCTATTTTGCGTCTGATTGAAGAAGAGTCGCTGAAAGAGAACACCAAAGAAGTTCACGCCATCGTCCCGGTACAAATCGCCTCTTATCTGCTTAACGAAAAACGTGACGCGGTGAGTGCGATTGAAAAACGCCAGGGTGGCGTGCGTGCCATTATCGTGCCGAATGATCAGATGGAAACGCCGCACTACTCGGTTCTGCGCGTGCGTAAAGGCGAAGAGACGCAAACGCTCAGCTACCATCTGCCGAAACTGCACGAAGCGGAAATGGCGCTGCCGTCTGAAGAAGAGCACGCTGAACGTCGTAACCCAGAGCAGCCGGCGCTAGCCGCATTTGTTATGCCGGATGCGCCTCCTGCGCCACAGGAAGCCGCGACCTCGGTGGTAACCGAGAGCGCCAGCAAAACCGCGCCTCGTCAGGCTCGTCCGGCTCGTCCGGCCACCACTCAGCCTGGCTTACTTAGCCGTTTCTTTGGCGGCCTGAAAAAACTGTTCGCCGGCGAAGAGAGTAGCCCTGTCGCCGCCCCTGCCAAGGTGGAAACCGAAGTCTCCGGCGAGAGCGAACAGCAGCAGCGTAATGAGCGTCGTAATAATCGCCGCAATACTAATCGTCGCGATCGTAATAACCGCGATCGTAACGTTGATGGCGCGCAGGCGCGTGATAATCGCGAAGGGCGTGACAATCGTGACCGCGATGACAACAACCGTCGTAATAAGCGCAACAACGTTAATGGCACCACGTCCGAACAGCGTGACGCACGTCAAGCTCCGAGCAATGACGAAACACGCACGCAGCAGCGTGATGAACAGCAGCAGCAACGTCGCGAACAGCGTGCCGAGCGTCAACGTCGCCGTCAGGAAGAGAAACGTCAGCAACAGCAGCAGGAAGTTAAAGCTGAAGCGGCGCCGTTAATCGAAGAACCGGCTGAAAACGCCGTGGAAGAGCGTGTGCAGGTGATGCCGCGTCGTAAACCGCGTCAGTTGAATCAGAAAATCCGCTTCACCTCCGGTGAGCAGCCTGTCGCCGACGAACAACCGCAGGCCGCCCCGCTGCCGACGGTCGTCACCCAGGATGCGCCGGTCTCGGTAACTGCGCCGGTTAGTGATTCCAACGTGCAAGAGCAGGAAGATAGCGAAAGCCGCGATAGCAACAACATGCCGCGCCGCTCACGCCGTTCTCCGCGTCATCTGCGCGTCAGCGGTCAGCGTCGTCGTCGTTACCGTGATGAGCGTTATCCAACGCAGTCACCGATGCCGGTAACGTTTGCCTCCGCCTCGCCTGAAATGGCTTCGGGTAAAGTCTGGGTCAGCTATCCCATCGCACCCGCACAGGAAACCGCTACCGCTACGCCGAACGATGAACCGATCAGCACGCCAGATTATCGTCGTGAGGATACCGCTGCGGCAGTAGCGTTACCGCCTACGGAATCGATTGAGACGGCAACCGATAGCGCACAACCTGAAGAAGCGGCGGTACAGCAGGCTGAACCGCAGCAACCTGAAGCACCGATTACAGTGGTGAACACCGACGATACGACACCGATTGAAGTACCGGTTAACAGTGAGCCGTCGGTTATTTCCGCCGCTGATGAGCGCGTCGCACAACATACCGCTGAGCAAGCCGAACCGGCCGATCAGGTAGAGGTAAATGCGGTGGCTGAAGTGGCTGAACCGGTCATTACACCGACGGCAGAAACCGCCAGCGACGAAGCGGAGCGCCATCCGGCAGCGGTGACATCGTCCACCGAAGCGCAGGTTGAGGAAGTTCTGAATGCGCCGGTTAGCGCAACCGAAGAGATCGTGGCGACGGAACCGCATGCACCGGTTGCCGCCCGTGATGAGCCGGTTGCCGACACTGCCGCACAATCTCTTTCAGGCTCCTTCCGGCACCACGCGACAGCACCGATGACTAAAGCACCAGCGCCTGCCTGGCAGCCAGAGCCGGTACGTCAGAGTGACTGGGTACGCCCATCGTTTAATTTCGACGGCAAAGGTGCCGCTGGCGGGCATACCGCAACGCATCAGGCTACCGCGCCGGCAACCCGGCCATAG
- the rluC gene encoding 23S rRNA pseudouridine(955/2504/2580) synthase RluC, whose amino-acid sequence MKTNTPSVHIVAISADEAGQRIDNFLRTQLKGVPKSMIYRILRKGEVRVNKKRIKPEYKLVAGDEVRIPPVRVAEREEEAVSPKLAKVAALSAAIIYEDDYLLVLNKPSGTAVHGGSGLSFGVIEGLRALRPEARFLELVHRLDRDTSGILLVAKKRSALRSLHEQLREKGMQKDYLALVRGNWPSHLKTVQAPLLKNILQSGERVVRVNSEGKPSETRFKVEERYANATLVKASPVTGRTHQIRVHTLHAGHPIAFDDRYGEREFDGQLAATGLKRLFLHAAALTFTHPHSGETMRLEAPLDAQLKHCLAVLRKQSGT is encoded by the coding sequence ATGAAAACCAATACGCCATCCGTACACATTGTCGCCATCTCTGCTGATGAAGCAGGGCAGCGCATCGATAACTTTTTGCGCACGCAACTTAAAGGCGTGCCGAAAAGTATGATTTACCGCATTTTGCGTAAGGGCGAAGTGCGGGTGAACAAAAAACGCATCAAGCCTGAATATAAGCTGGTTGCCGGGGACGAGGTCCGCATTCCGCCGGTGCGTGTTGCCGAGCGCGAGGAAGAGGCGGTGTCGCCGAAGCTGGCAAAAGTGGCGGCGCTATCTGCGGCAATTATCTACGAAGATGATTATCTGCTGGTGCTAAATAAGCCCTCAGGCACAGCGGTACACGGCGGCAGCGGCCTAAGTTTTGGCGTGATTGAAGGATTGCGCGCCCTGCGTCCTGAGGCACGCTTTCTCGAGCTTGTGCACCGTCTCGACAGAGACACCTCCGGTATTCTGCTGGTGGCGAAAAAACGCTCGGCGCTGCGTTCTTTGCATGAACAACTGCGTGAGAAAGGGATGCAAAAAGATTACTTGGCGCTGGTGCGGGGTAATTGGCCTTCTCATCTGAAAACGGTGCAGGCGCCGTTATTGAAAAATATTTTACAAAGCGGCGAGCGGGTGGTGCGCGTTAACAGCGAAGGGAAACCTTCGGAAACGCGTTTCAAAGTGGAGGAGCGTTATGCGAACGCCACGCTGGTTAAAGCCAGCCCGGTGACGGGACGAACGCACCAAATTCGTGTCCATACGCTACATGCCGGTCACCCCATTGCCTTTGATGATCGATATGGCGAGCGTGAGTTTGACGGCCAGTTAGCCGCAACCGGGCTTAAGCGTCTGTTTCTGCATGCCGCAGCGTTAACCTTCACACATCCGCACAGCGGCGAGACGATGCGTCTTGAGGCGCCGTTGGATGCGCAATTAAAACATTGCCTTGCGGTCTTGCGTAAGCAATCAGGCACCTAA
- a CDS encoding Maf family protein → MTQLVLASTSPFRQALLNKLGLPFITAAPEVDETPYPEEHAPHLVERLACAKAQALAGRFPTGWLIGSDQVCVLEGKITGKPHTIENAAAQLRAASGRAVIFYTGLALYSAQTQQLFSLCETFTVHFRSLTAAEIAAYIEKEQPLQCAGSFKSEGLGITLFERLEGRDPNTLVGLPLIALCELLRQAGINPLLSA, encoded by the coding sequence ATGACACAATTAGTTTTAGCTTCAACTTCCCCCTTCCGTCAGGCGTTGCTAAATAAACTGGGGCTACCATTTATTACCGCCGCGCCCGAGGTAGATGAAACGCCTTATCCGGAAGAACACGCGCCACACCTGGTCGAGCGCCTGGCGTGCGCCAAAGCACAGGCGCTTGCCGGGCGATTTCCAACCGGTTGGTTAATTGGCTCCGATCAGGTGTGTGTATTAGAGGGAAAAATAACCGGCAAGCCACATACCATTGAAAATGCCGCTGCGCAATTACGCGCCGCCAGTGGGCGCGCCGTTATTTTTTATACCGGGTTAGCGCTCTATTCTGCGCAAACGCAACAACTGTTTTCTCTTTGTGAAACCTTTACCGTTCATTTCCGCTCACTGACCGCAGCGGAAATCGCCGCCTATATCGAAAAAGAGCAACCACTGCAATGCGCCGGCAGTTTTAAAAGCGAAGGCTTAGGTATTACGCTGTTTGAAAGGCTCGAAGGTCGTGACCCCAATACTCTAGTTGGCTTGCCGCTGATTGCGCTTTGCGAACTGTTACGTCAGGCGGGCATCAATCCATTGTTGAGCGCCTGA